In one Rhinoderma darwinii isolate aRhiDar2 unplaced genomic scaffold, aRhiDar2.hap1 Scaffold_531, whole genome shotgun sequence genomic region, the following are encoded:
- the LOC142722153 gene encoding protein kinase C delta type-like, with the protein MAVKMITKRDNTDEIMRERRILLAARHCPFLCHLYAAHQSEERAFFITEYLSGGSLEALIRMCDCLNIGNVRFYTAEMICGLQFLHGHNIVHRDLKPENIMLDADGHVRIIDLGLAQDGVTASNKIRGVTGTLHYMAPEVLLRKKYGTAVDWWSLGIVVSRMAAGRSPFYNGPVRQMAIKAITTAKPKFPTWLNPDVKHLTKRLVRKNSKRRLGVCGNIREHPFFSTIGWEELQERRAQPPFTPFVPVLENQHLKWPENNKALHPLAGFSFMSPSWTR; encoded by the exons atggccgtaaaaatgatcaccaaacgggacaatacggacgaaattatgagagagcggcggatactcctagcggccagacactgcccgttcctatgccacctctatgccgcacatcaatctgaggagcgggcattttttatcacggagtatctgtccggtggcagcctggaggctttgatcaggatgtgcgactgcttgaacatcggcaacgtaag attctacacagcagagatgatatgtggcctccagttcctccatggacacaacatcgtccaccg agatctaaagccggagaatataatgctggatgcagatggccacgtccgtatcatcgacctgggattggcccaagatggcgtcaccgcctccaataagatccgtggagtgacgggaacgttgcattacatggcccctgaggtgcttcttagaaaaaaatacggcaccgcagttgactggtggagcctggggattgtggtgtccaggatggcagcaggacgctccccattttacaacggccccgtcaggcaaatggctatcaaagccatcaccaccgcgaagcctaaatttccaacttggcttaatcctgacgtgaaacatctgaccaagagactggtccgtaaaaattctaagaggcgcctcggtgtgtgcgggaacatcagagagcatccattcttctccaccatcggctgggaggaactgcaggagaggagggcacagccaccatttacaccatttgtgcccgttctggagaaccaacatctgaagtggccagagaataacaaagcccttcaccccttggccgggttcagcttcatgtcaccaagctggacccgataa